One Mus musculus strain C57BL/6J chromosome 2, GRCm38.p6 C57BL/6J genomic window, TTACTTAGTTTCTCTGCCTTCTCCAAATAGGGATTGTGTCCCTACCCCTGCTTGAAGATGTACCTTCCCTGCTGAATCTGAGCTGGAAGTCATCTGCAAGGGTGCACGCCAGCTCCGGCCTCCTCCAGATGTCCCCTTTGCCCTTGGGCTCCGCGCTTGGGTCGTGGGTTTCTCACTTACTATCCTTTTGGCCTGGAGAAGGTATAGATGGGCATCATGGCTGAGCCAAGGGAGGGAGACCTGAGGTCTGGAAGTCTCAACTGCTCACCTTGGCTTTGTTTTCCATGGTGACAGCAAGTTCCACCCGGTGCCCCATGCTGAAAGTACCCGGTGCGTCTGCAGCATCTTCATCATCTGTCAGTGTGGTAGTCACTCCAGGTGAAAGGGGCGCCCTGGCCCAGTTTCTGCTGACCACCCTCTTCTCCTGCAGAGCGAGATGCCTGTGTCCTCAGGCCACATGGGTCATCCTGAGCAGaacctgggtgctgggtgctggggggAGGGGTTCCCTAGGTTTGGGTTCCAGCCCTAGGCCTCCCTGGAATGCCCGTGGCAAAGCTTGGCCCTTCAGGAGTTCACATGCCAATGGCATTAGTTATTCAGAGCTCAGAGCCAACAGAGGGATCCAAGATGCCACAAGGGCTTGTCATCtctgaatcaaaaaaaaaaaaaaaaatccagagtatGCAGACAATATGGCCTTATCTCTAAGACACTGATTCTTTTGCTTACAGCCCAGACTtctccctcctctgcttcctgcagGGTTTCGGCCTCAGGGTCTGGGGTAAGGAGAAGGCTGTGCTCTGCACATAGGGTTTACATGCAGAGCTGTAGGACTGGGAAAGTCTGTTCAAAGGTTTCTGTTTGGTAGCCTTTCATCTGTGGccctttggagaagatggcaatAGCTTGGGAGGTCTGTTGTTGCTGGGAGACACCCAGAAAGGCAATTAGGAGAAATGGGATAGTGTTAACACCCCAGGCATGGTCCAGGCCTCAACCCTGCCTGTCTCCAAGGTGAGACTTACACCGGGAACCTGGCTGATGGTGACCGTGAGGCTGTCGGGTTGGAGGAGCCCTGGAGTGGTCACAGCCATGCCCCCCTGCTCCGCCTGCCGACGATCTTCCTCGATCTCCTGTGGGAGGGCCTGAAGTCAGCAAGGCCATGGCCCCCCaggctcacagacacacagacactgacaggcctacacagaaaaacaccaaTGGGACACCAGGGGGCAGAGGCACCACATCACCAGTGCCCAAGACTTTGATGGGGGCATGGGCTAAGGCCCTCAGAGAGAACCCACTGTGTAAACAGCCTTTTGAAGGTAGCCAGGGACCCCAGCCACAGGAGTCCTCTCAGCCGACACAACACACTCACCTGGTACCTTCGTAGTAAGGCCTGGTTCTTCTTGCGCAAGGCAACTATCCTACGGTCCAGCTCGGCATCTTTTTCCTCATGCCGGCGCATTGTGGACTCGGCTTTGTGGGGCCCCTGTAGAAGGCATGGAACCCAATACAAGGAACGGATTTTAGCCCCAAGCTACAGCACCCAGGGTGAAAGAGGTTTCTTAGGAAGATGGTCTACAGAGGGCCAAACCCCACCCCAGTGAGGCCTGTCTGCCAGTTTGCCTACTGAGGGCTCAGGTCAGGGTTTCATACCCAGGGCCTCGGCTCCCAGCAGCAGGCTGCCCCTCCCCCTGGCTCCCCAGGGGGTTCTGCTGTGAGCACAGTCTGGAATGAGAGTTAAAAATGGCTCTGGCAGCCGAACCTGCCGTGACTGGGAAGCTGCCAGGGGATTCAGGAGGTCGAGGGGGGACACTTTG contains:
- the Ccdc9b gene encoding coiled-coil domain-containing protein 9B isoform X2 codes for the protein MISCAEQRSRSRQGEADRAGSGGSSFPPALAPGSCFEILSAPGISMHLAGPHKAESTMRRHEEKDAELDRRIVALRKKNQALLRRYQEIEEDRRQAEQGGMAVTTPGLLQPDSLTVTISQVPGEKRVVSRNWARAPLSPGVTTTLTDDEDAADAPGTFSMGHRVELAVTMENKAKAKRIVSEKPTTQARSPRAKGTSGGGRSWRAPLQMTSSSDSAGKGVLEPRSPGVVSSPPPQQSLGLSPEASWDYTQWKQEREQIDLARLARHRNPQGDWSRPWDLDKAKSMWVAWLSSLL